GGAGCCTTGTGTTTCCTGTGGTATATTCTGAGTATCACCAATAGGATTCTGAGAATGAAAAAGCTGAGCTTGTGAGTGTGCAGACTGCTGCATAAAGTTTGCTGACTGAATAGACATGATTTCTCCGCCCTGCTGGAACAGACCACCCCCTTGTTGTTGCGCTCCACTTGCCTGAACAGACATCATGTTTTTTGTAGATGAAAAGAGATTAACTTGAGGTTGATTTTCTCCACTGTGCTGCATTTGAACCATGGTCTGAAATACAGGATTCTGCATCTGTTTACTCTGTCCTGAAGCTTCCTCTCCATCTGCAGAACTTGATGCCTGAAACATATTAGGCCCATtgttagagacctgctgctgagcagtcgGAGTAGTCTCACTTCCAGAAACACCAGGAGATGAAGAGAATAATTCACACTGCATTTGCATGTCTTCGCTTGTTGACAACCCACTCATTATATGTGAAGCCTGCTGGTAAACAGGTGACTGTTGGAGGGCTCCGTTCCCTGAAGTTGTTGAAGAGAACAAATCAGACTGCATTTGCGTGGCAGCCTGGCAAATGTTTTGTTGGATTCCTATCACCATTGCTGCGGAAGTCTCcattgcctgctgctgctgctgttgctgctgctgctgattgGACAACGCATTTTCAGGCTGTGAATGAACATTTTCACCTCTTCCAGGCAAAAGGTTCTCTGGTCTGGAATGGACAGCTGTCTCTGATGAGGAAAATATCCCAGGATTTACACTATTTTGTATCTGACTAACTTGCTGAAAGATATCTGCATTTAGCTGATCTTGAACATCCTCACTGCTCTCTGacccagaaaataaaacagaagataacTGCTGTTGAGCTTCCAGTACCTGCTGCACCAAGTCAACATTTCTACTGCTGCCTGTGGCAGTGTTAGTTGGAAAATTTCCAGCTTGCAGTTGCTGTATTGTGTTCTGTAACTGACTCACACCGCTTGCTGATGAGAAAATACTTGATGAAATCTGTTGCTGTAATGCCTGTGCTGGTTCTGATAGTGTAGACTGTTGTGTCTGTGATCCATCAGTTAATTGTGACAAAGTGACTACCGTGCCATCTGATTGCAAAACTTCTCTGGTTTGGGAATCTCTCGTTTGGAACTGTGCAGCTTGCTGCAATAATGCGTCACTGttctgcagctgagctggagTAGAAACTGCTGAAAAGCTACCAGGCTGGGAAATGTCCTGTGTTTGGATTGTAGTTAGGGTCTCTGGATTATACACCTTCGGCTGtatttgttgctgcttttcacTTTCAGAAGGTAAATGGGAAGCAGAAGTTGGTATGCCAGACATGCTGCTTTCCAATGTTTGTTGAGTTGGTCCGACCACCTTCGAAGCctgaaaagagcagcaataCATTAAGCCATTCACATGCTTATTCAGGTTACACTTATCAGATTTCCACCAGTCCGTGATGTTCAGGAAAGACCAGATGGAAGATTTGATGGCTATGCATCTTTCCATACATAACCAGAGGAGCAAGCAAATGACTGGGAAAACAACGGAAATGCTACTTCAAGGACAAGTCATAGCACAATTTGATGAAAGCAATACcgagaaattatttaaaaaatcgTCACAGTAATTTACTCGTTCTGTGTCACAGGACAAAAAGAACATTCATCATAGCATCACTCACTAACCAATCACTGCTGGCATGCAGGGACAAGATAAGTTACTTTCAAAGGAAATTGTCCATTACTTTAATCATGCTCTGTGATCATGCGTTTTGGCCAGACTGATCTTGGATGTGACATTTCCCATGCGTTCCTCTTCTCCACTCTGCACCATCAGGACACGGGCTGATGAGATTAATACTATTAAAACCAGTATCTTCAGATCACAATCAAACTTACCTTGAAGACAGGGGGAGATCTTTTTTCTGCGCTTACTTCCATTGGAGCCACATCTTCATTCTTAATCATACTGCTTGGTATAAGTGGAGTTATCAAGGCACTAGGAAGAATATTTACGTTCTCCGGGTTACAAGCGGTGGCATTCACTGCTGCAGtcacaaacaaagaaaagaagggaaatgaaatgttaacatCCACCATACAAAGCACGGTTTTCTAGTCGTGGCCTGCTTCCCATTTAACTTTTGAGCCCCGCCGTAAGAGCTCGCATTCTCTCGTAAGATGCTAACATGCAAAGAGATCACTGCAACCATTTGGATACTTCAAGTAATCCTAGAGATTTACAGTAATATCAACGTTTTTATTTAACTCTATCTTTTTGGGCCAGGACAATCATCCACCGACTGCCTGGAAGTGCAAACAAATGATTAATATATCCTTCCACAAATTACAAATCTATTTTACTTCACTTTAGCTGTACAactactctattttttttaaatgtctgttttcagaCAAGTGCATGAACAGAACACTCAACGCATTCagacagtatttttattctgttaaagGACTAGCCAAGTGAAAACTTGATATATCTGCGTGCCAGCTCTCTATCAAGAGCAAGCTGTTGTTTTGCCTTTACAgtgcctgtatttttttctttttgaagtagAAAGGTGCCTCTTCTTGAAATGAATTGGATCTctttagttttgatttttcctgatccaggtaaaaaaaaattacataacATATCTGAGATCTTTGCTGCAAGTAAAATTAGCTTTcttgatttaaaatactgctgaaatTGTTTGAGCTTAAAACAAACCAATGGGAAAAcctataaaaatacatatagacCTGTGGTTTTTAAGTAAATTAAAGAATTCTCTTCAACATACAGCAAGAAGTCTCCATGCCTTAAACAGATTTAAATCTTACAATAACATGGCAGTAAAATTTCTGCAAATTTGTATCAACAGTATGCTCTGTCCTTGGTCACAGTCCTTGTGTGTTTATTCTACGTACAACCAACATTCTCCcctgaaatgttattttctgtcttcagtaaTAAATTCTCAGCCATCAGTACGCCAACAGTCGTCAGTACACAAAGAGCCAAATAAACTCTTTCCCTCCTGTTAACTCACATATTTGGAACAGCCCCAAAATAGAGGCCACGTGACGTGACGTGCTGGGCTGTACTTCTGGCAGGGAACGCAATTTGAGTGGAAAAACTCTCAACTACGCCAACTTCTGGACAGCCAGTCATACACAGACATCAGTATTTTTCTATACCATAGTCACAATTgacaattttttctcttttatatgcTTAATCCTGTCATGTTaaacagaaatgataaaaatttaCGTCCCAGGATAACCTGGGACATATGCAGAGACAAAGTACATAATGCAGACAAAATTGCCTGACCTCAGGTTCACATTCAACCTGAAGTAGAATAGGAACAGGAATGAGTCAACCAAAAAGCTAGCTAGCAGAAAATCCAcacaagaaaattaagtttctaCCACAAATTAAATACAAGGACGCGAACCAATAGGAACAGCACACTGTTCTTATGAAGAGCAGATGTTCTCCTGAAGCAGTTGGTATCTTGCCTTGGTTAAGCCTCCACAGTAGATTAGATACATGTCAGGCTTGCCCTGATACATCAGTTATTATTATCCTTATCTTTTTAATCTTGCTACTAAGAAGTTTTACCAGTACTTTTATCAGCTTGCTTCAATACCCTACATGTTTTTGCAAATTTCTCCCTGAATATTCTCTGCAGGTTTAAACTCATCGTATCTTGTATTATCCTCCCGAACAAGTTGTAAAGTCAACTTGTAAATATATCCCCTGCCAAGGCCCAATATACAACTATTAACTTTAAACATGAGCTTCATGATTTTAACCTGAAGCTATGGATTCCTATCAAACTTGTGATCATGTTGTTAATTTGCTTACCTTCCAACCTGCTTTCACCAGAGCAGGCTATGGAAATTTCCATTAACCTCTGTACACCTCTATGGTTTTAACAACCAACTaagaaacatttccttcctttatttcaGTATAGGAAGGATCGATTCACTTCACTTAAAATCCAGGCAAACCAAAAAGCTGCTCCCTTAGAACAAAATAACAAACCTTCCACAGACAAAATGCAAATCTCAGAATTGCACTGAAAGCAATCCTAAAATCAGTGGACAGCTTCTACTCTGTCTCTGCTACTACCATACCATTATAACTTTAAGGAAAAATGACAAGTATGTTAGGGTTTTTCAGtgctgagtttttattttttccctttcactttttctttggCTTAAATTAACACTACAcagattttaaatgctttgtattAACTGCCATACTaggtttttctcctcttcatttAATATTCTTGCAAAGAATGAAGACTGAAATGCAGGGCCCGaggcacaaaaaaaacccaaccatttttaaaaaattatttttgcagagtTTTTGCTCTGCACTATCTCATGTTACAATATACTTAAAGGAATACGGTTATGAAGCAAAATATTCTGGATTTGAAATCAAACATTAGTGTAAGAATATGGCCAGATTTTATAAGCACATACTTACCCCCACTGGACAGCTGATTCATTCCTGCAAAATTTGAGTGGGAATTTATAGTTAAATTATTAACAACAATGATAAGAATCAATTTAGTACCTTTTATAGCCTCTTCAAAAGAACAAtgttgggctgggctggagatTTCCTTCTTCACTTTAACATTCAGGGTACCAGCTGCTGAGGCAAAACACATTGAAAACTTCCTTATGCTAAAACagcaaacaggcaaaaaaatccaaaactcaaagcaaactaaaacaGTTACTTATACCTTAAAGTAACTAAAGCTCTTTGAAAACCACAGAAACAACCTTTTTTGTGAATACACCAATAATTGCAATGCCTACAGTATCATTCATTTTCActtccaaaaatgaaaaagccacTCAGCAATTGCACTGTACATTGTAACatagatatataaataaaaatacacaatgtGGTCAAACTGCAGCATTCCTTAGGATAAAGCTTGATGATagtttttcttgtatttggtgCACAGTATGTAGCTTATCTACTGTTTTTCCCTACTCAGCTTCATTTTGAACCTCACAGTAGAAATGCCTAAGAACAGCGGCCTACACGCAGCTGAAATTTGAGCTACTTGTCACATAAGTGAATAATGAAATCTAAGGGCTTGGCTCTCCTCAGCAGAGCAAATCTCAACAAGAGGAGTTCAAAAAGATCCATATTACCTAACATTTATGTTATTTACAGCCTAGACACTATGCAATCAGGAATTAAAGGTTTAGCAGGTAAAACTGTCCGTTCCTTCCCCcagttttctattttacatACATGTATCTGGAGTGTATGTAAATGGCTGCACATCGTGTGATCGGCCAGCATTGGTCACCACATAGATTCCCACAGAAACAGCTGAGGTTATTTGCTGGTCATGATATGGTGGCACCTTCACAATAAGGTGATTctgcaatgcaaaaataataaataaaatcatattagaaaatttatttcattactaTTAATCTTAATTATATCTACATCCATCAAAATATAGAAACAGCTTACTAAAACACTAGAAAAATGGGGAAACACGGTCAAGTTACACGTTCAGCAAAGTCAGTTGGCAGCAGTTCTTGTGCTACAACAGAGATTTGAATATTCTGCCCACATGATGCTCAACTTACAGCTCAACTGAAatgtgcagaaaggaaaaacatataAAGTCCAGTACTTTAAACAGAAACTTATGCCTAACATGCCTGAATGAACTGCAATCCATTTGCCATAACATTCTGCTGGAATCAGACCCTTCACTGTTCTGCTGAATCAGACCTTTGTATTCAGTGTGGAGAGAGGATGCAGTCTCATGTTACACTTAAGCAGATTTAACACTGAGCAGACACCAAAAATATGCTTGCAATCATTCAAGAGTAATAGCGCTGAGTGAACTCTAGGCTATCTACTCCCCTACTACCTGTCCATCCactagaaaaggaaaacacaaagcaaaggaaaatggaatACTGCCTTCAGAGGTGGGAGCACATCTGTCAGGCATCATGTGCTTTCAATAACTTCTCTAATTTCAGTCCAATAAGCCATAAAGACACTCAGTTGtgtgaaaaagaatgaatattctgaaaaacatttcatagtGGAACCAAAATTCAGCTGAGTGTAAAGACTATGGCGTACATACAATATATTCCCACCCAATAGTAATCTCATAGGAAAGATActagaaaaaatgtattaggccttttaattaaattgcaCATAAGGGCAAACGCTCGCCCACAAAGTTCATACACCACACTCCTACTGTGGTATCTACGTTCCCAATTAGAAACTAAATTCTACTTGTGTAGACCTGACTGACAACAATGATAGCCTACCAGACTCACTGAAGAACtcatttgaagaaaagaagtgtTATTTACAGGAATCAGGAAGCCTGTAATAGAACTGCAGGTTGTATTGTCTAAGTGGCTTTAACGTAGCTTCTATTTCAAAGATGACATTTCCTGGACATCAGATTTTAAAGCGTGATCTGCACCAAAGTGCTACATTCATGCCGGAATAGCACGTTGCCTTATTCCAGCTGACACAAAGCTATACAAGAAGTACTTCTGCACACTACCTGGGGTTGCTTTACTTCAGACAGATATTAATTAGATAATATTAATTAGAATCTGTGCATGTCAGCTTCCAATGTACACATTGATCGGTCAAACACACAGAATGTCACTCATCCAAAAGGTTCAGTCGGGCCTGTTGCCAACTGCCTCCCACCTCTTTTCTTCCACACAGCAGTTCTATACCAGTTTAGGCACTTAATGAACatattgcttttttgttttattttttaataaactgaaaaatagtaTTACGTAAATAAAAGTACAGATCCAACAGAATCTCATCTCTCATCTTTGGAAAGAGCGATGGACTGAAAAATAACAATCCCAAAAGAGAAGCTTGCTACTAGAGCAGCAAGGCTGTCCCTCTATAGGAGAAGTGTTTATtatcagtttaaaacaaaactagagaagtcttttttcccttttcctttttcaatagcactaactgaaaacaaaaacactgggTACATTTTCCATCTCTAATCAATGTGAGCCCCACACATGGTATTTTTAGCACAAGTGAAATCTTTCTGAACTCCGTTTCCTTGCATTTTATGCATAATACTTTGCATTTTATGCATGGTAAGCCATTGCTCCTGGCCCACAGTTGCCAAGACATTGATATAAAACCTAACCATCAGATCTTGATGATATCAAAAAGGAGTCTTTTCCGGTATTTATAGAAGAGcaaaatagtaatttaaaaaataaaataaaagtaataatcaGAAGTACCTGATGAAATAATTCCATGTCTATTTCAGCTTCTGCCTTCCAAGAATTTTCATCtaaatgaaagttaaaaagCATAATTTATTGCATATCCAtataaatcaatttattttagtGCCTTTGATTCAGCTTCTCGATTTGCTCCCTACAACTAAACTGTATGAAACAACATAAACCCAAACATGCTCTCTTCATCACCCCAAGCTGGTATTGCTTTCACACTAACCAGAAACGTTCTCCTGGAAAATCACTTTTGTTCCTTTTAGAAAGTTCTTGCCAATCAGAAAAACTTCCTCTTCGCCCTTCACTGAACAGCTGTGCAGACTTTTCTTTAGGATCTCTGGAACTCCTGCTGGTTGAGCTGCAATTGAAAAAACACATAGCTTGAAAtccaagaaaatattaatatccaaaacaaaaagctttcatttacaGGATTACAACTTACTTCTTTCATTTacaggaaagaacaaaatcCTAAATTTCTTCCTTTACTTTATGatttgtgacaaaaaaaaattatatatatatatatatacacacacacacatcactTCTTTGCTAAATGTAATGATCctcttaaaaaaatcacacttaGGTAAATGACCCACTAGTaatcttctcccttttctcctgcgtttattaaatcttcaaaacaaaactttcagtGTTTGAGCTACTTTCAAGAACTACATACGTCAGCTAATATAAGTCCTCACTAGAGCCACATCTCTGCACTTGAGGAGTACAGCAATTGCTATCCTCCGAACTAGTGGAGCGGATGCAGCGGATCCTgccaacccaagccgttctatgatttTATCTTAAACTCTGTTTCTATTCACAACTCAAGTTTTGGATTGTTACGTGTTTAAGAGAACACCAGATGTATTCAATTCCCCCTCCTgctataatttaaataattgtaTCTTTAACCAGTAAGCTAGTAACACAAGAAATTATAGAAAAATCATCTTTGGAgattttctagttttttttttccttaaatctgaaaattaactAGTATCAGGTACTACAGTGCTACCCTGACTGGAATGGAGCTACAGAGACAACCATATTTCTAGCGAAGTATTTCTCAACAACATAAATGCATAAAATCAGAATaccaccattaaaaaaaaacaacactgaaaagaacAACTTAGCAAAAAATGTcaggtggaagaaaaatgagggaCACGAATACGTCAATTTGATCTTTCAAGAAGACTACCCCAAAATGTCAAACTATTGCCTAAAGCATGGAACATGGCCAAAGAGAGCAGGAGAGTCTGCCCATGCATCAGCAATGACATTCCTTTGGTTAGGCAAAGGAATTCTTGGTGAGAGCACAGCACTGGGAAAGAGTCGGGCTGCATATGCAGCACAGCTGCTAATCAGCCTGTAGCTGAatatataaaatcatagaaataTCTATGGATATATACAATCATATAATTATTATACATATAATTGCCTGCTGCCCACATCACTGGAACAGCATGGTGGTGTCTGATGTGGACACTAACGTGCTTTTAATCATCTCCTTACAACCTGTCCTTTCACTGGCAGCAAAGCCGCAGTTTCTGAGGAGTCAAATAGGAGCCCTGATACAACAGGTATTGACTGttaaaaaatatcaagaaaagcTGCCTCAGATGTACCGTGGCCTCCTCTGATTTCATTTTCCACGGTGTTCAGTGCAACCTGAACAGTCAATGCAGCCATCTGTGCTCAGTGCTAAACAGAGCATTTTAATAAATAGCTATAAAAGGTTTCATTCTTCCACTGAACCAGAACAGATCCCCCCTCTGGGCTCAATGTACCCCACATCTGGGAAGAGCCATGCTTACTAACTTATTACAAGAAATTTCTATCACTGAAAGCTGGCAGATGAAAGTGACAATACAGAAGGGATTAAAACCTGTATCAAAAAAGTCATATTATCAGTTCAAAGCAATCATGACATAAATTCTCATCTattgaaaggcaaaaaaatcatttaataagAGATTAGGCAATTTGTAACTACTTTTAAATACTAGTCAGTCATTCAACACCCCCCTCCAAATAAAAATAGCCCACCTGATTTTAGACACAGCAACTTAAATAATCACAGACCAAAATTgtggtgtcccccccctcccactTCAATCACACTAAAATCCAGAGTCCTCTAATACCAACTCTTTTAGTTTGATACTTACTGCACAGAATTGGGGAAGAAGGCGTCTGGAGAGTCAAAGTTGAACCATCTTTGCGAGTGATGTTAACACGAAATACCAGCCTGGCAcgtgtgctttttttcttggaacCAGCAATCCCTATCCTAGCTTCAACATCAGCATTTCTCAGCTTCAGTATTCCCACGCAATCAACCCTAACGACACAAAGTAGTTGAGAGTTTAATAGAGTTTAATAAATTCAtcctcttttaaaatattttgactaaTCAATTAAACAAGCCACAAAGAAGTCAGAACTCTTGAAGTAGAAATATTATTAGATTAGTCACATGACATCTCTGTATAACCTCTCATTATATAGTCCTGTTTTCAATTCATCCCTACTTAATTTGGATGCTGAATCATGGGAGGAAGGAATGTGAAAGAACTATGAATTAACAAAAAGCAACATAAAACTATTCTGGTAAGCATTCAGTTTATCACTACAGGTCTTTATTCTTCCGTTCCTCTGGGTTTGCAGGGTTACTACTCAAAAACGTTCTGGACAACAGCTAGGGAATGGAGGTAAGTGTGATAAGGGAATTAATCACACTTAAGAAGCAGACACTGTAAATTGAAGAAATGCTTCTCCTGTTGACATCAAGACAAGTTTCTTAAGAAGTGACAGCTTTCAAGCACAACCACATAtccatttgaaagaaaaaaaaaaaaaagaaaagacattctACTGAAAAACATACTTGAGAAGATCACACCTTTTCTATAACTTAAAATACGTATGAAAAGCTTTTAAGGGAATCACTTCTATCCGAAATTTCTTGTGAGATCTAAACCACACAGGCACATGAGGCCATTTGCTCAAAAATCAGCTACAGTTAACAAAGGCCATCAGACTGGGCTTATCCCTTTTGAGCAACAGCCATATACTGTTTAAATGCATCTGAAAACCTGTTGTATCCAAAACGTTGTCTGTATTTGACCAGATTGCTCTGTAAAGATAGGAAAGCACTAGGCTTTCATGACAAAGGACCGTCTGATGgaacaaagagaaatgagaaaactcAGAATTTAGCCTCCACTATTCCCAACCTTTCTGGGCCCTAAAAGGATCTGAAGATCCCAACATTCGCCCTCCCTCTTCTGATTAGCCATTTCATACTTTCTAGAAGAGACAATCAATGGAAGCAGTGACGACTTCATAGTTCATGTAATGCTTGAATATGTGCATTATTCTTTAAACAGTGCATAAAACTCCAATACAACAAAGTTCATTGAAAAAGCTATAGAAAAGGACGAGATTAAGCATTAAGCATAATAAGCTGAGAACGTGGATTTAGAAGTTTATTACTCATGTAGCTTCACAAAGAGCCTGACGTGCTGAGATACTAAACAACCTAACTGAAAGAGGAAAGCcagtttctgaaaacaagctaataaattaaaaaatatatataattaaaatagcTACTCACGCAAGTGTCATGTTGTTGCTAGGGTCCAGTCCAACCTCAATAACAGTAGTCCCCTCGATATCCACTTCTTTACAGGGAGTAGTGTTTCGCCCAGTAACTCTGCAGGCCTGGTAGAACCCGTGTGGTTTCACTCGGCCAGAGTCATTGCCCACGAATACCTGCAGCACCACCGGCTCGTTGTGACCTTCcagctgaaacacagcagcaTGAATCATATTTTGACTGACCAGCAAaaccttttaattaaaatcaggaATATTTTATGCTGCTGAACTTGAAGCAAATCTGCTCCTAATGTTGCTGGAAACAATCCTAGggaagcatgattttttttaatctagtttATAAACAAAAggtaattaatgtttttaatcttttgtcATTTGCTCATCTATTGAAAGACAAATACGTCATTTAACACATGGttgaaatgaatatatatacacatagtTAATTTTGGAGTTCTTAGCTGGTTTGCAAAAAAATTAGAGATACTACTAAGATCACAGTATGCCCCTCACATCCAAAAGGAGCCACTAGGTTACAGCAGGTAGGTGGGATACTTGGAAGTATGAAaccaagcaagcaaacaacaaaaaaaaactcttggCCTTTGtgtacttgttttgtttttttccctacccTTAGCTCAGATTTCCTGAAGATCCACTGACTCATTTTGACTGTCCAACTCAATTAGACTTATGTATGCAGGGTAGGAACTCGTTTGCCTACTGGTAAAGCAAGCTTGGGCTTCCAGGCATTCAGTAACATGAAACTCTTCCAAACAGAAAATTTTCTCTGACGGGTGCTAAAGGGAACtggaaaaggaattaaaaggAAGTTCACATGAACAAAGGCCCATTAAGAAAATCCACATAAACGAGCACTAAATCACCATAGCAACAGCAGTATATGAATGGATTCTTTTCTTAGGAAACTTTACTGGACTTCAGCATTACTGAAGAGGACCGAGTAAAGTGTTGGAGATGCTTGCAA
The Anser cygnoides isolate HZ-2024a breed goose chromosome 12, Taihu_goose_T2T_genome, whole genome shotgun sequence genome window above contains:
- the NFAT5 gene encoding nuclear factor of activated T-cells 5 isoform X1: MPSDFISLLSADLDLESPKSLYSKESVYDLLPKELQLPPSRETSVASMSQTSGGEAGSPPPAVVAADASSAPSSSSMGGACSSFTTSSSPTIYSTSVTDSKAMQVESCSSAVGVSNRGVSEKQLTSNTVQQQQSTPKRHTVLYISPPPEDLLDNSRMSCQDEGCGLESEQSCSMWMEDSPSNFSNMSTSSYNDNTEVPRKSRKRNPKQRPGIKRRDCEESNMDIFDADSAKAPHYVLSQLSTDSKGNSKAGNGAPESQKGAGGKKTPMLCGQYPTKSEGKELKIVVQPETQHRARYLTEGSRGSVKDRTQQGFPTVKLEGHNEPVVLQVFVGNDSGRVKPHGFYQACRVTGRNTTPCKEVDIEGTTVIEVGLDPSNNMTLAVDCVGILKLRNADVEARIGIAGSKKKSTRARLVFRVNITRKDGSTLTLQTPSSPILCTQPAGVPEILKKSLHSCSVKGEEEVFLIGKNFLKGTKVIFQENVSDENSWKAEAEIDMELFHQNHLIVKVPPYHDQQITSAVSVGIYVVTNAGRSHDVQPFTYTPDTSAGTLNVKVKKEISSPAQHCSFEEAIKAVNATACNPENVNILPSALITPLIPSSMIKNEDVAPMEVSAEKRSPPVFKASKVVGPTQQTLESSMSGIPTSASHLPSESEKQQQIQPKVYNPETLTTIQTQDISQPGSFSAVSTPAQLQNSDALLQQAAQFQTRDSQTREVLQSDGTVVTLSQLTDGSQTQQSTLSEPAQALQQQISSSIFSSASGVSQLQNTIQQLQAGNFPTNTATGSSRNVDLVQQVLEAQQQLSSVLFSGSESSEDVQDQLNADIFQQVSQIQNSVNPGIFSSSETAVHSRPENLLPGRGENVHSQPENALSNQQQQQQQQQQAMETSAAMVIGIQQNICQAATQMQSDLFSSTTSGNGALQQSPVYQQASHIMSGLSTSEDMQMQCELFSSSPGVSGSETTPTAQQQVSNNGPNMFQASSSADGEEASGQSKQMQNPVFQTMVQMQHSGENQPQVNLFSSTKNMMSVQASGAQQQGGGLFQQGGEIMSIQSANFMQQSAHSQAQLFHSQNPIGDTQNIPQETQGSIFHSPNSIVHNQTSTNSSDQLQPPMFHSQSTMGVLQSSSVPQDQQSANMFLSQSSISNPASQEEQMSFFTSPNSISPLQAATNTEQPPSFQQQTQIAHIQSSMLPQEQPQTQPAQQGLFQPQVSMGSIQSSSIPQNQQGAIFQPQHSIVAIQSSPPSQEQPQQQQQNMMFSNQSAMSTIASQKQNMIFNPNQNPVTNQEQQGQSIFHPQTNMAPMNQEQQPMQFQSQTTVSSLQNPGSNQAEAQQPAIFHNSPQIQLVQGSPSSQEQQVTLFISSASMSALQNSMSQQELQQSPMFSSQNSMAGMQGTASPPQQQASLFHNAAGGAINQLQNSPASSQQTSGIFLFGIQNNCGQLLPSGPAALPDELMAISQPGQPQGEGQAAVPTLLSQQLPETSPLPSAMAPNQNIEKIDDLLVSLQNQGNNMAGSF
- the NFAT5 gene encoding nuclear factor of activated T-cells 5 isoform X3 produces the protein MGGACSSFTTSSSPTIYSTSVTDSKAMQVESCSSAVGVSNRGVSEKQLTSNTVQQQQSTPKRHTVLYISPPPEDLLDNSRMSCQDEGCGLESEQSCSMWMEDSPSNFSNMSTSSYNDNTEVPRKSRKRNPKQRPGIKRRDCEESNMDIFDADSAKAPHYVLSQLSTDSKGNSKAGNGAPESQKGAGGKKTPMLCGQYPTKSEGKELKIVVQPETQHRARYLTEGSRGSVKDRTQQGFPTVKLEGHNEPVVLQVFVGNDSGRVKPHGFYQACRVTGRNTTPCKEVDIEGTTVIEVGLDPSNNMTLAVDCVGILKLRNADVEARIGIAGSKKKSTRARLVFRVNITRKDGSTLTLQTPSSPILCTQPAGVPEILKKSLHSCSVKGEEEVFLIGKNFLKGTKVIFQENVSDENSWKAEAEIDMELFHQNHLIVKVPPYHDQQITSAVSVGIYVVTNAGRSHDVQPFTYTPDTSAGTLNVKVKKEISSPAQHCSFEEAIKAVNATACNPENVNILPSALITPLIPSSMIKNEDVAPMEVSAEKRSPPVFKASKVVGPTQQTLESSMSGIPTSASHLPSESEKQQQIQPKVYNPETLTTIQTQDISQPGSFSAVSTPAQLQNSDALLQQAAQFQTRDSQTREVLQSDGTVVTLSQLTDGSQTQQSTLSEPAQALQQQISSSIFSSASGVSQLQNTIQQLQAGNFPTNTATGSSRNVDLVQQVLEAQQQLSSVLFSGSESSEDVQDQLNADIFQQVSQIQNSVNPGIFSSSETAVHSRPENLLPGRGENVHSQPENALSNQQQQQQQQQQAMETSAAMVIGIQQNICQAATQMQSDLFSSTTSGNGALQQSPVYQQASHIMSGLSTSEDMQMQCELFSSSPGVSGSETTPTAQQQVSNNGPNMFQASSSADGEEASGQSKQMQNPVFQTMVQMQHSGENQPQVNLFSSTKNMMSVQASGAQQQGGGLFQQGGEIMSIQSANFMQQSAHSQAQLFHSQNPIGDTQNIPQETQGSIFHSPNSIVHNQTSTNSSDQLQPPMFHSQSTMGVLQSSSVPQDQQSANMFLSQSSISNPASQEEQMSFFTSPNSISPLQAATNTEQPPSFQQQTQIAHIQSSMLPQEQPQTQPAQQGLFQPQVSMGSIQSSSIPQNQQGAIFQPQHSIVAIQSSPPSQEQPQQQQQNMMFSNQSAMSTIASQKQNMIFNPNQNPVTNQEQQGQSIFHPQTNMAPMNQEQQPMQFQSQTTVSSLQNPGSNQAEAQQPAIFHNSPQIQLVQGSPSSQEQQVTLFISSASMSALQNSMSQQELQQSPMFSSQNSMAGMQGTASPPQQQASLFHNAAGGAINQLQNSPASSQQTSGIFLFGIQNNCGQLLPSGPAALPDELMAISQPGQPQGEGQAAVPTLLSQQLPETSPLPSAMAPNQNIEKIDDLLVSLQNQGNNMAGSF